The Drosophila nasuta strain 15112-1781.00 chromosome 2L, ASM2355853v1, whole genome shotgun sequence genome window below encodes:
- the LOC132783938 gene encoding signal transducing adapter molecule 1, whose protein sequence is MGIFGQSSPFDADVEKATSETNTSENWSLILDVCDKVTNNPRLAKDCLKAVMRRMGHTDPHVVMQAIVLLDSCANNCGKPFHLEVASRDFETEFRRLLGKAQPKVSLKMRQVLKNWAENDFKNDPELNLIPSLYTKLRIEGHDFSNLNDKSSGKSAAAKAAALSLAKDPNVVSSQQEQDDIAKAIELSLKDSKSSPKQQHTASKAASATTSSAYPSLYPSFGGNSVSNVSTSSNGNGNGNAGATASTRTVRALYDFEAAEENELTFLAGDIIHVQDDSDANWWKGYNDSGEGLFPSNFVTADLSVDPERLDINQQHKNNAQKQAAAAAAEEEALLLQQKTEAAAAQPVEIDEAKIDRLLHLLHEANPEDPSQDSEEMLQLEQQVHQMGPLIDAELERVDRKHAQLTQLSSDLVESINLYHRLMRDDRAAAAQFGGPVGGGFIPGGFPGAAIYGAPGYPNGVGFPPSQHSAFPGMHSLPYTGPQPSNAPPPTTVAPPVAGYPMPYQNGHAPQLNSLPPHPTHPQPLYNGQPTAVNPQQPPTNYHMPMPADQLQQQQQQQQQQQLPANLPPQFAAVPPAATQIQQQPQSLPHAYMSPQHQQQIPLQQQQQQPQQQQQQPPQQAPLPQAYLPAGATAQPPQFYAPNGAPPVTQSYMAPQQQQQQQQLPSQQQQPPQNNHNDQFSQLQQQMAAMSMTHLGGMPPATAAAAAPGYHLQNDAVKNNIPIYQQQR, encoded by the exons AAAAGGCCACCAGCGAGACGAATACAAGTGAGAATTGGTCCCTCATACTCGATGTATGCGACAAGGTGACAAATAATCCACGTTTGGCCAAGGATTGTCTCAAGGCGGTGATGCGACGCATGGGTCACACTGATCCCCATGTTGTGATGCAAGCGATTGTTTTGCTCGACTCGTGTGCCAACAATTGTGGCAAGCCATTTCACCTGGAGGTTGCATCACGTGATTTCGAAACCGAGTTTAGACGTCTACTCGGCAAAGCACAGCCCAAAGTTTCATTG aAAATGCGACAAGTGCTGAAGAATTGGGCAGAGAATGATTTTAAGAATGATCCAGAACTTAATCTGATACCCTCGCTGTATACCAAGCTACGGATCGAGGGCCATGACTTTAGTAATCTGAATGACAAGAGCAGCGGcaaatcagcagcagccaaagctgCCGCATTAAGTTTGGCCAAGGATCCAAATGTGGTCAGTAGCCAGCAGGAGCAGGATGACATTGCCAAGGCCATTGAGCTGTCGCTTAAggacagcaaaagcagccCAAAGCAACAGCATACAGCCTCAAAAGCTGCTTCAGCAACCACCAGCAGTGCCTATCCCTCGTTGTATCCCTCGTTTGGCGGAAACTCTGTATCGAACGTGTCCACGtccagcaatggcaatggaaatggaaatgctgGTGCTACAGCTTCTACACGAACTGTACGCGCCTTGTACGACTTTGAGGCTGCCGAGGAGAACGAGTTAACTTTCCTTGCTGGCGATATTATTCATGTGCAGGACGACAGCGATGCCAACTGGTGGAAGGGCTACAATGACAGTGGAGAGGGTCTGTTTCCCTCCAATTTTGTCACTGCCGATTTGTCCGTGGATCCTGAGCGACTGGACATCAATCAAcagcataaaaataatgccCAAAAGCAggccgcagctgctgcagccgaGGAGGAAGCCCTATTGTTGCAACAAAAGACTGAAGCAGCTGCCGCACAGCCGGTGGAAATCGATGAGGCCAAAATCGATCGATTGCTGCATCTGTTGCACGAGGCCAATCCCGAGGATCCGTCGCAAGATAGCGAGGAAATGCTGCAACTTGAGCAGCAGGTGCATCAAATGGGGCCGCTTATCGACGCCGAACTGGAGCGTGTGGATCGCAAGCATGCTCAGCTGACGCAGCTTTCCTCGGATCTAGTCGAATCTATCAATCTGTATCATCGACTCATGCGTGATGACCGTGCAGCGGCTGCACAATTTGGTGGCCCTGTTGGAGGAGGTTTTATACCTGGCGGATTTCCTGGTGCTGCGATTTATGGAGCACCTGGTTATCCCAATGGTGTAGGCTTTCCGCCTAGTCAACATTCGGCATTCCCGGGCATGCATTCGCTGCCCTATACCGGGCCACAGCCCAGCAATGCGCCACCACCCACAACTGTAGCACCGCCTGTGGCTGGATATCCAATGCCGTATCAGAATGGACATGCGCCGCAGTTGAACT CATTGCCGCCTCATCCCACTCATCCCCAGCCCTTGTACAACGGCCAGCCTACAGCAGTTAATCCTCAGCAACCACCTACCAATTACCACATGCCAATGCCTGCAGATCAacttcaacagcaacagcagcagcagcagcaacaacaattgccagCCAATCTTCCTCCGCAATTTGCCGCGGTGCCACCTGCAGCCACACAAAtccaacagcagccacaatcGCTGCCACACGCTTACATGTCCcctcagcatcaacagcaaattccattgcaacaacaacaacagcaaccacagcagcagcagcagcaaccaccacAGCAGGCGCCTTTGCCACAGGCTTATTTGCCGGCAGGCGCCACAGCGCAGCCGCCTCAGTTTTATGCACCAAATGGAGCACCTCCAGTTACACAGAGTTATATGGctccacagcaacagcaacagcagcagcagctaccatcacagcaacagcaaccaccaCAAAACAATCACAACGATCAATTTAgtcagctgcaacagcaaatggCAGCCATGTCGATGACGCATCTGGGAGGCATGCCgccggcaacagcagcagcggcagcaccTGGTTATCATCTTCAAAACGATGCCGTCAAAAATAACATTCCTATCTATCAGCAACAGCGGTAA